The Spartobacteria bacterium genome segment GCATCTGTTTGGCTGGATCGGCGGGGGAGATGTCAAATTAATGGCCATGATCGGGGTGCTGATGGGCTGGCATTTTCTGGCGCAGTCGTTGGTATTTATCGCCATTGCAGGCGGCGTTATGGCTATGGGTATTGCGATTTATCTACTGCTTCAGCGTAAGCCGCTGCGAGGAGCAACCATTCCTTATGGCACCGCCATTGTGGCGGGAACCTATTATACCCTGTGGATGCGCGTGGCAGGTATGAGCATACAATGAAAAACGCTGGAAGAATTCGGGCGGCACTTCAGTCGGGCAGTGACGGTCAGGCCATGCTGGAATTTGTCCTCGTTTTTCCAGTCGTGCTGTTATTGGTCATGGGCATCATTGAATTTTCCCTGCTGACCAATGCGCATCAAATGGTGGATTTATCCGCGTTTCATGCCGCCCGATCCGCCGCCGTTGGTGGAAACTATCGTATGGCAACGGCGATTTCATGCATTCCAACTTCGCCTAGTTCTGTGGGCGGCATCGACCCGGGGAATATTCCGGGATTGGCACAAATCGCCCAATTGCTCGACGACATTATCGGCATTCCGCATGCCGTCGAAAAAGCGACTTTTGGTTATTTTCTTACATTGGTGGGTAGCGATATCACGTATTATGACAGCCATGATAAAAAGGTGAGCAAGGTGTCCGACGCCAGTTATTTACAGTCAAAGATCGTCTATTGCTATCCCCTTAAATTCCCTGTTATCAGCGCAATAGCGGCCATGGTGTCGCGTCGTGCGACGGATAAAATCCCTATCATCGGCGACATCTTTTACGTCAATGACAGCGATTATCTGAAATACTGGGCCGTCTGCGAAGGATACAGTGCGCTCAGCGGTCTCAAATTCATCCCCATCATAAAAACCTGCACCATGGGGTTGAATTAGCATGAAATCAAACGTTCCCATGTCTGGAAAAAATCAGAAAAAAAGTTCCAATCATTGGAACTTTTTATCGGG includes the following:
- a CDS encoding prepilin peptidase, with the protein product MVDTACAVVLILFCIPVVYFDLRCRKIPNAVTYAGILIGLAAMIFLRQSQFMEYAAGLMVGFGLFYILHLFGWIGGGDVKLMAMIGVLMGWHFLAQSLVFIAIAGGVMAMGIAIYLLLQRKPLRGATIPYGTAIVAGTYYTLWMRVAGMSIQ